The genomic DNA TAAAGCAGGaaacatgttgtttttcatGCATGAGCACATGAAGTTAGGATAAAAATAACCAAGAAATCATTTTCAAACTATTGTGCAAGTTCAAATCCCCCTGTAGAATAAAAATGCACCAGTTATTTATAATCTAACTATTATCATTATCAGAAAAAGGTATTCGTTTGATCCTGGTATACTACACGAGAGGAAAAAATGTAATGTCTGAATCAGTTAAAATGGGAAAGATAAATCAGGACTGCAAACATCAGACTAAACAATTAACCAGTGCAATAGGTGGTTTGCAGGTGATGTCACGACTGCAgatgggggggcaggaagtTTATTGCccacagagaaagagggaagatCTGGTGTTGCCTATGGCTGCAGCAACTGGTCAAATAGAGTTGGGGAAGCTACGTCCACATTCTGAAAAAGTACGGTAGTCACTCACAAAACAGGAGAAACTTAAAAATCCAGCCAAAAAACAGTGGCAGATGTGGATTAAACACCTCCACCTCAAATCAGGAGACGCCAGGAGGGGAGTCAGACAATGTAATGACCACTTCATAACAGGTACGGCTGCAGGCATGAAACGACATGCATAGCTggctaaaaatgttaaaaatacaaACCAGTGTGTCCTGAAATTCCAGGAAACATAACTAACTGTGACATCATCCTGTGGAGTTTGCTCTTTAGGTGGttatttatctttgttttaGCAATTCTCGCTCCACTTTCTGTCACAGCCAGTTCGCAATAAAATCTCTGTTCCAACTAGAAGTAGGAAAAATCCCTGGATCATATTCCACTGTGTCTTACTATTTTAAGATGATACCTGCCATGTGGAAGCTCACATGATGTTTTTGctcatccacttcctgtcccattTGAACGTTGTGCGCCATCGTACTGACAAGATTGCAAACCACCTATAGAAAGAAGCCCTAGAGATCTAAAACACGCTATAGATCACACACTTATCATGCACCAAACTAGTCACAATTTTACGTTTTATAGCTTTTGGCTGCTTCAGCTGAATGAACAATCACAGCACAACCTGCAGGCATGCCAATAAATGCTGCACTCCACAGTTTTTTAGTTTACTGTGCACAATTATACACATAAGAAAGGTTTTAGAAGAAATACACCAGCGTGCCCCAGATACATGCAAACAGAATGTCATTGTGAGCATATTTGAGCCTTTTCTTCCACGTGTCTCTGGTGACCACTTGTTTTTGGATCTCACtttccagctgtgtgtgtgtgtgtgtctgtacagaATTTCTGTTTGACGTTTTCATGCTTTCTTTCCACAAATTCTTGCCCTTTACTTGCAACACTAGGAAAATGTTGAAGCTCTCATGCTCAAACTGAATGTAAAGGACGAACATGGTTGTCACAGCgatgattgatttatttttaaatcagagAAGGCTGTGACGACACACTCGTGAAACTTGAAAACACCAATTTATTACCCCAACTACAACTGCACAACTCAATTGCATGTAAACACGTTGACACCCAGAAAATGCGACTGTAAATCGTCCTTTTCTGCATATTAACTGGATTTAAACTACACAACACATGTGCTCATGACCCACACCCCCCGCACTTGTGTATGAccccagaagaaaaacaaaatcaccaTGACCACGAGGGACATCGTGCATCTCATCTGCACAATAAGAGCCACGTACATTACACACGAGGTGAACAACGCTGTACGGTTATCCATCTTTCTGTTCTACCAAATTCTGGTCTGCTGCCTGTGTAATATATGACATAAAGGAACTGGAAAGGGGGCCGTATGGACAGACTGACCACCACATATCACCCCCTAATCCTGAGGAGGATGCCGTCCCATCATTTATTCGATTTTGGGTTTGCTGATGGCAAACAACATTAGTTAATTCTCAACTTTGTCCCTTAATTTTTCATTGAAATGCTCCAACAACTCACAGAATGCAGCCTTAAACACAGCAGTGCAGACGCCACTCTCTAACACACACCTGGGTCGATGCGGCAGCGGTGCAGCGGTGCTGGGCCAGTTCCAGCATGGTCCTGTAGCTCTTGCAGCAGGAGGGGCAGTCGAAGCGGTTTGGACCATCGTCGTGGATCCTCTGATGGTTGCGGAGGTAGCGAGCTAAGCGGAAGGCCTTCCCACACAGGTCGCACATGTAACGTTTCTGACCGTGGATTCGCATGTGGTTGCGCAAGGACATGTAGTTGGTGTAAGGCTTGTTACAGAAGTCACATCTGTAATAAAGGTCCATCAATGTGATTAGGCATTTTTCAACAtttcctggggaaaaaaagaactacaaaaatcaacaaaacaaacaaaaataaccaTTAAAGCCTACTTGAAGTCCCCAGTTCTGTGAGTGAGTTTGTGGTTGAGCAAGGAACTGGCGTGCTTGTAAGCGCAGCTGCACAGGTCACAGACATATGGTTTTTCATCTGACTCCATATCATCTGCTGCCGTCGTTGCTGCCGCTACAGAGGCGCGGGACTCCAAGGACAGAGTGGAGTTGGACAGTGACGCTGAGGATAGATTGGAAGTAGAGAGGGCTGCAGAGGATGAAGGGAGCTGACTGCACCAGCTAATGGTTGAACTTGGCTGTCacaaggaagaggagaaatatATTAACACACATACATTAACAGTGCACCCACATGTGAGCTGAAAGAAAGATGACCAGTGCATCACTCATCTCTCAATACAAGATTGCTGCTGACTGGGTGTAAATTATGCATTGATGCAAAAGGTGTAAGCACATGCGTATGTTACCAGGCACAAGGTGACAAACACCATGTAGGTGCTCCATAAATTACATTTCTTTCAAGTGAGGCCTCTCATGTGATCTATAAAATCCCATAactgctgtttaaaaaaagtaataaagccaaacaataataaaaactgGCAGACAGATTCTAAAGATCAGGGGTTTGCActtaaaaatgcacattttgtcTGAAAATTCCTGTCTGGCCAGTGCTCAGACACATCCGTTTACCGCTTTCCCCGCTAAGAGGGAATGGGCACACTGCTATCTCCTTCACATAATACACTTACAGCACAAATCAGAATGTAATTGACATCCAAGAGAAAAGTCTCCTGTAAACTGAATTTTAAGAGAACTCAAAGAAACATGAGCCAATAGCCGTATGCAATAAAACATCCCAACTACGTTAACCAAGGTCAAATGTGGGAAGCAAGTATAATAACCCCCCTGCCAAGCGGAGACTGCTATAACCAGACCTGAAGAGTATTTTAAACATACTCTGAGCAATCCACCTTTCCCAACGCTCGGTGCACTCCCAGTTATAAGAGAAAGAGACATCATAAAACTGTAATCTTGATGCTCTCTAGCAATGCAAATCAAAACCACAATGTCTTCAACCATTGATCtacaaaaacagagcaaaaccCTGAACTTCTTGCAACTAATTCATTCTGTATACTGTCTATATCACAGCTTAAACTAACTAATGAGTGAGTTGGTTGGCAAATACAAACGCTCAGGGCGTTTGTATTTGGACAAGTGTGGCAACAACTACTGAAAGCTCTGGGACTTCACAGCAAATTCAAGTTTtggaaaccatggcaacatcCTCCCACAGCATAAACGAAGTGCAAAAGATGCACTGATGGCAAACACAGTTCACAAGtattaaaaacatgtttgcaaATGCCTGGAAGTCTTTGCTGCGTGCAGAGAATCTGCCGCTGAAGGCGCCCGTGAAAGCAGCGTAGTCCGCCGTCACAAAGAGGTCTTTCTAAGTCCTCCGCGGGGCGTCTTCCGTTCCCGTTTCCTGTGGGACACTCTGGTCGTGTTTACTTTGAGCCGCCTGCCAATAACGTGGATGGCCTTGTGCAAATTGCCAATTTTAGCCTCCGCCAATTAACAGCGTTTCATTAAAATTGTGAATTCACGCAGCAGCCTGTAAACTAACAGCGGCACTTGGACACAGTGCTACCCCGTGGTGATGGACGGGTCCCGTTAGCTGTGCGTGCTAGGTTAGGCTGAGGCAGCCAGTGTTGTTGGATGCTTGCCTTGACTCTGTGATGCTCCAGAGTGCATACCTCTAATTAAAGTCTTAGGGCAATTCGACCCTGCCATACTTATACGAATACAAGTTCAATTCCGTTAGCCCAGAGCAGAACCTAGAATATGTACAAATTACGGAACAGCTAATAGTAACTAGCCACTTAGCTTTGCCGCTAACTAGGCCGTGAGCCGCTCAGCATGAAGATGGGAGCGATGCTAGCCAGCTGCAGCCGCTGAACAGTGTCAATAAACAGCTCTCAGGCCAACACCTGACCAGCAACCCGTGCACAGAAAGACAATACACAGTGCCTATGAAGAGATTATTCATTTAACTCTCTGATACTGCTATTAAAAATTGCTCCCTGGGGTCGCCAGCCATTGGCTGTGGGGAGATGGCTTTCTTACTCCGGAGTCGTTCGGATCCTTTTTCCAGAACAATTGAGAGCAGTGACCAAAAGACTCTGTCGATGTCACGTAATTCACTCCGTTTCTATCTTGAAAGTCTCCATGTGTGGTGCCGGTGTTTGTCCTGGCATACATCGTGGGCTTCCAGATTCTTTGAGTTTTTATGGTTGAAAAGAAATTAGGCTGCTTTGTAGAGATCTTCTTccgaaaagaaaaaatatttccTCTGTGAAATGAGCGTTTTGGCGGCGGACATGTCGGAGCATGTGGAGCGTTACTGCCGCCTACTGGACCGGAGCGGTACCGTAGCCAAAATAAACTGAGCCACTTATTAACCTTTCAAACTGAAAATATACTGCCTATATATTTCAATATTGTGGTGGAATTCTAAAAATATAATAACATTAAAAATTCATATTACGCTATTTTTGTGCAGTATTTTTATTGTCATGGTTAATATTGTGGATGGTGTTATTGTTGTCAGCTGCAGCACAAcaatttttttaatcaatgtaTTATCATTACATCTCACAACAATAAACCTGCACCAGGTAGATTTGTTACGCCCTGTAGACTTTTACCTGGTTGAACTTTGATCACATGAAGAACACCCAGTAATCTTTCACTTTCAGGCTTCGTGAGAAAACATGGGCTTGCTGTTCTAAAAACGGAGTAAGTAAATGCAAATTGCTGCTTTTGAAAACTACATATATTTTTCTTATTGTTAGTTTGTTTCTTTAATGAATATGGTAATTTCCAAATAATTTCGTTATTTCTCTTGTGTCTGCATTTAGTTTCACTCTCAGCAGCAGTATTCAACATGGAAAGGTACCTAAATACTTTTAAAAtctaaattctttttttaaatgcaataataaaCAATTTTGATATATTTAGATAATCATTTTAACTTAAATATACTATACTCTAAATGTAAAAAGTTAGAGGTTATTTTCTGTCATTGTAtctgtgaaaaaataaaataaaaatcattggGAAAGAAATGGAAACTGAATGGAAGTCAGGCAAAAAGTTAACCCAGATTGTTTTATCATAAGATTTTTACTCTTTGAATATTAATTTCTAATTTTGACTTTGTTCCTGCTTTAATTCCGATTATTTCTATATTGAAGCAGTTTAATtcaaatatttgatttattataaaaataaaCTTAGCATGTTTGATTATAGAATCATTAGAGTAAATGGAAAGAATTTGCTATGAGGATAAAAACAAACTGTTCTTCTCAAACATGAATAATTGTGTTGATCAGGACCCACCAGGGGAGACCAAACTCTCCTGTAGCCAGCTGTGCTTCATTGAAGAGCAGCCATTCAAAGGGCAGCCAGATCGACTTTAGAGGCCATCATGAACCCTTGGAAAAGAGGCAAGTATCAGCATCAGAATCTTTACAAcaagataaatatataacaGTGCATTCTAACAGGGTGTGTATTTTCTATAAATCCATTTGGGTGGGTCTACAGTCTTCGCACATCTCATCAACagaaaaatgaactttattgAACTTATTTAAAGACAATTTCATATTTAATATAAAGCAACTTCTGCAGGTTGCTGTATTAAGCAGAGCTTACATACAGCACAAACACTCCCACCGTAAGAGTTTAAACTATTAGTGCTTCTGTTCTTCTCAAACATGAATAATTGTGTTGATCAGGACCCACCAGGGGAGACCAAACTCTCCTGTAGCCAGCTGTGCTTCATTGAAGAGCAGCCATTCAAAGGGCAGCCAGATCGACTTTAGAGGCCATCATGAACCCTTGGAAAAGAGGCAAGTATCAGCATCAGAGTCTTTCTAATAACTATAATAATAGAGATACAGAGCCTACTGATACTCAGTGCATTCTGTTTTTATTAAGGctcaaaaaacaaaatgaataaattagttTTGAAATAGGTTGATGATGCTTGTCATAGATGAGGACTAATTTATTTCCCAGTGAGTGGTGTTGCCTTCATGTGATAGCGAGTATAGCACAAAGAGGGTGAACACTGTGTAGTACATATATACAGATGTACATAGTGCCAATGAGTGAGGAAATTCAGTATAAAAAAATGCATAACTTTCCCTTTTTATCTGCACAAGTGTAAAATGAAAGGTTACTTCTACATAGAAAAGTGTTCGATATGAAATCGAACCTTGTGATGGAACAATAAAATCCTGGTTAAATATTGCCCACAAAGTGTCTCCAGCCATAAAATGAATGAGCAAAGTCATgaacaataaaatacattttattcacCATGTGCTCAGAGTCCAGGGGCAGAAGTCCGCTCATCAGGATTCTGTGGCGTACCAAACAAATCTCCAGTCCAAATTTAAGGTGTGCAACATAAGAACCTCTGTCATCTGATAATAATACACCTGAATTCATTGCTTGGCTGTTAGTCTCATTTAGTCTTATATGCTTGGTTACAGATGCTTGAAGCAAAGGTTGACACGTTTGTGACGACCGAGTTGCAAAACTTTCAAAGGATTCTCAGTCTCAACGACGTTGAGGAGTCAGAAGctcagaggacagaggaacATGAGAGGGAGGACGAGGGCAGCAGGGAGGCCTTTCTAAAGTtcacactgtcaatgctgaggAGCATGAAGGAGCACCAACTGGCCGACTGTCTTCAGACCAGTAAGACATTCACAATGGGAAGAGAGCaaagatgaagcactgaaaCTGTTGTGGCATCAACAACAACTGCAACAACATCAATTATCTATTTCATTAGGTGGTCCTATAGTTGTCGCTGATACTTGTATCtccatgaaaacacaaaccacTGAAGAATTTAACAATATTCCTCAGAATTCCTGACTGTAGGCAGAGTTATCCAGGTACTGAGGATGAAAGGCAAGCCCAGTCCTAAAAATTCGCACCACCGCTATCATGCTGCACTCTTTGTAGAAGGTGCTTTTGGTCGTCTACAGCTTCAACATTTTGTCAACCTCTAGCCGTTGTGGTCA from Takifugu rubripes chromosome 5, fTakRub1.2, whole genome shotgun sequence includes the following:
- the LOC105416399 gene encoding vascular endothelial zinc finger 1-like isoform X3, whose protein sequence is MYARTNTGTTHGDFQDRNGVNYVTSTESFGHCSQLFWKKDPNDSGPSSTISWCSQLPSSSAALSTSNLSSASLSNSTLSLESRASVAAATTAADDMESDEKPYVCDLCSCAYKHASSLLNHKLTHRTGDFKCDFCNKPYTNYMSLRNHMRIHGQKRYMCDLCGKAFRLARYLRNHQRIHDDGPNRFDCPSCCKSYRTMLELAQHRCTAAASTQSGGRRSNFSGTARRQQQRQQQQQQQQQQQQQQQQQQQQQNSANSMMQPQHGRHAQQDSLSSHCVSPMSQGSQGAGVSGQPVPDPHQGHPRSVSSQSSQQNMRSSSSNKHVSSSSATPSSSYSLLQPLVPEVKEMSSGYTRLSANSMPKHQDTFSLAPQRPLTTINPIGHLHPNGAPTLKPSPVHRTIQPMPWEQRSLYNQ